The Eriocheir sinensis breed Jianghai 21 chromosome 54, ASM2467909v1, whole genome shotgun sequence genome segment acaccaccaccaccaccaccccgctctCCAACGCCGctgccaccaccaacagtaccaccaccaacacctccacggACTACCTGGACGGCGGAggtggcggtggagggggtggtgtgagcgtgagcaccaccaccaccaccacacacctgccccccctcAAGCAGGCCCTCACCATGAAGACCACTGGTGGGGCGCCGGCCATCAACCAGCTCTATGAGTTTGACGATAATAACTCCAACACGGAGCACAATGGCCAGACGAACTCCGTGTCTAGCCAAGTCAGCGGGGACCAGCAGACACAGCAGCCGGGCAGCCTCCCCGTGGTCAGGCCGCCCTCGGCTGACTCCACCAGCCTTAAAAACGGCTCCACCAGGCAACCAAAGACCTATGTGGCCACCCCGGAGCAGGTGATGAAGTACTATATGAATAAACTTACGCCCTACGAGCACAAGGAAATATTTAACTACCCGCAGATCTACTTCATCGGCGCTAACGCCAAAAAGCGCCCCGGGATCATAGGCTCCGGCAATCAGGCCATCTCCTCGAACTACGGTTACGATGACCACCAGGGCTCCTACGCCCATATACCCCACGACCACATCCAGTACCGCTACGAAGTGCTCAAAATAATCGGGAAGGGTAGTTTCGGACAGGTGGTAAAGGCTTATGACCACAAAAGCCACCTGCACGTAGCGTTAAAGATTGTTCGTAACGAGAAGAGGTTTCACAGACAAGCCCAGGAGGAGATCCGCATCCTGGAGCACCTTAGGAAACAGGATAAGGACAACACGATGAATATCATACACATGTTCGATCACTTCACCTTCCGTTCGCACACCTGTATCACCTTCGAGCTGCTCTCCATAAACCTGTACGagctcataaagaaaaataagttcaTGGGCTTCAGTTTGCAGCTGGTGAGAAAGTTTGCACACAGCCTACTCTTGTGTTTGGATGCGCTGTACAAAAACAAGATCATCCACTGTGACATGAAGCCGGAAAATGTTCTCCTCAAGCAGCAGGGAAGAAGTGGCATAAAGGTGAGTACAAATGAATAGTGATAAggataaaattaagaaaaatgtagAATAAGGAAGAAACTTAGATTAGAAAGTACAATAAGGGAAGAAGTAATGATTAGCGAGTAAGGAACGAAAGTAGAGGAAATAGaatagaaagtagaggaagagaaaatagtaataatgaataaagaacaagaaagagaagcaTAAGGAAGAAACGTAGATTAGgatagaaagtagaggaagagagaataatattaaggcaaaaagaacaagaaagaaaggtagaataAAGTAGAGGAAGATAGATTAGTAATAaggaataaagaacaagaaagaaaagtagaataaggaagaaacgtagattagaaagaacaagaaagaaaagtagaataagGAAGAAACGTAGATTAGAAAGTAGAATAGGGAAGAAGTAATGATTAGCGAGTAAGAAAGTAGACTAAGGAACGAAAGTAGAAGAAATTGAATAGAAAGTAGAGAAACAGAGAATAGCAATAaggcaaaaagaacaagaaagaaaagtagaataagGAAGAAACGTAGATTAGAAAGTAGAATAGGGGAGAAGTAATGATCAGCAAGTAAGAAAGGAGactaaagaaagtagaaaaaataaaaaagaaagtcgTGGAAGAGAGTATAGTAATAAGGAAGAAACGTAgattaaaaagtagaaaaagggaagaagtaatGATTAGCGAGTAAGACTAAggaatgaaagtagaaaaaatataatagaaagtcgaataagaaagtagaggaagagagaaggagtctGAAAGGTAGTAATaagcaaagaaggaaatagaCCTGACAAAGGGCAATTGAATAGACTAAGAAAGGAAATGTATGAATACATTGATTGAGTGGTTGGTGTCTCGTTTACTGATGTTGTTTGGGTAGTTTGTACTGTTTACTTGTTTCTTTTATTGtcccgtgtgtgtgttttttcgttttttttattattttttttttttaacggtcAAATTCTCTCGCTCGCTCTTAAAACACGTCACACACCAGGAATTCACATCTTCCCGTTTGGATTActcacaattctctctctctctctctctctctctctctctctctctctctctctctctctgcggcagCCTATCACACATCTCAGTTATATTGCTAAACGgatagtcagtctctctctctctctctctctctctctctctctctctctctctctatcacacatCTCAGTAATATTGTTAaactgtttgtctctctctctctctctctctctctctctctctctctctctctctctctctctctcacacacacacacacacacacacacacacacacacacacacacacacacggtcacctGACCTGAATGTGCAAATGCTTATGACCGttcaaaggaagaaggaagagagagagagagagagagagagagagagagagagagagagaggaataacctAGCAACATCCAAGAAGGAAAATATGTACCGTAGTAAGAGaaccaatagagagagagagagagagagagagagagagagataacctaaCAACACCCGAAGAGCaagatatgtagagagagagagagagagagagagagagagagagagaatctgcaaCCTAGATATATATAAGAATGACAGCACTTCTCGGTCTGAATAGCTGATATAAATAGTGTAAAGCATCTGGGATTAACCGAGATCGTGATgatgaaaaaaacattaaacagcAAGATTTGAAATACtaacattaatttttttttattggagtcTAGATAAGgttcgaagtagtagtagtagtagtagtagtatatcaaTAGTAGTAGGAGTCTCATAATTGAAGAAGTGATAGTGGTTGCAGTGTTAATAGTGGTGTACTTATTGTAgtagtgatagttgtagtagtagtagtagtatatatgtGTAAATTTGGTAGCATAATAAAAACAATCACTAGGAACATTGTTAGGTATCTTGTTTTGGTTAGGAAATGAAGTCAAATGAGCATCAATCGTTTTATATCGTGGTACTTAGGCCTAAGTGATTTACATTATTGGTGATCGACTCGTGAGAGGCTTTAAGAGATTGTATATAATTGTTACCTGTCAAAATTTACGATTATGAAGTGTTTTTAGtcatttttctatatcttttcatCTGAGGTGGTAGTTTTGTTGTCGTAGGGTATATATTCATTTGGTCAGTTATAGAGGAGTGTGAAGAGAGATTTGTCAGTAACTTACCAAAATTTACAATATGAAGGGAGTTGTCTaaaatttctatatttatttgtcGTTTCTGGTGATAAGTATTTTTTCTGTTCATCCAAATTGAAGTAAAACAAAGAGTGTGGAGAGATATTTGACAGTAACCTCAGAATTTACTATATGTTGGGAGATGCTGTCTGATTCCTTTATTAATTTGTCATTTTTTATGGTTACTATTTTTCTGTATATCCAAATTGAAGTAAAACAAGGAGTGTGGAGAGATGTTTGTCAGTAACTTATCAGAATTTACAATATGAAGGGAGTTGTTGTCTAGTACCTATGTTTATATTTACTTGTTATTTTGGGTGGTTAGCCTAACTATTTTTCTATCAATCAATTTTAAGTAGTGTTAAGAGACTAATAGGTAGGTAACTTGCTATCAAACCTTacggatgtgtttttttttatatacatttcagttTTCTTAATGTGATATCTTTTGTGTTAATTTCTTTCTGTATATCCAGTTGTAGTTATAAAGAAGTGTTAAGAGAAATACTTATTGGCAACAACAAAATTTTAGAACATGAAGTACTATTACATTTCAATTTTCTTTACTATTTGTCCAATGTGGTGattaatttttttgttatatacatAGGTATATCTTCAGTTGTACCAAGGGAAATACTTATTGGCAACAACAAAATTTTAGAACATGAAGTACGATTACATttcaattttctttattattgtccAAAGTGATGATTATTTCCTTATTACGTATATATCTTCAGTTGTAGTCATATAGGAGTGAGTTATGCTCGTCGTGTCCCCGAGAGATGAAGCTTATTGCCTCATATAAATCCTTCCTAAACTTCTGTGTGGAGTCGTGACGCACCTTTCTATAAATTCCACCAAGTTCTTaacggtgtctgtctgtctgtctgtctcgtcctcatgatttgtgtgtgtgtgtgtgtgtgtgtgtgtagggaggacgttaaaatgaagaacaaaggaagggatggaaaaaaaaggagaggaagggaagggaagtgtatgtgtgtgtgtgtgtgtgtgtgtgtgtgtgtgtagggaggacgttaaaatgaagaacaaaggaagggatggaaaaaaaggagaggaagggaagggaagaaaaggagaggaagggaagtgagtgtgtgtgtgtgtgtgtgtgtgtgtgtgtgtgtgtgtgtgtgtgtgtgtgagggtctgCCATACTTATTATCCTTATCTCCTCTCTAAGTTCTGTTATCAGCACACACTCGCGTCTCTTATCTCTCTGCTTCGCGCCGCTAGAGAGTGTttcgattttttgttttgttctggtAATACTATTTTTGCTTACCTGCTCAGAGAAGGTTCAAGGATGTTTATGTAGGAAAAAGTCCACTAGTGTTGTATTTGTTCTTgcttcctatctcctttttctctttcttccttttcctcctcctcctctctctattggggagggcttcgtggtgcagtggttagcacactcggctcacaacctaaagcctgggttcgattcccgggcggagtggaaaaatttggccggcttttccgataccctacacccctgtccacccagcagtgaatgggtaccaggtattaatcgggggttgtgtcccgtctcctggggtctgttcccttctcctttgtgtacctataattccttccccttctttctgtatctccggcatatgaccacagatgtagcgccgactaaacgaaactttccaaactcttcctcttcctctctttctgtttgtttttatgttttcttccttattttgcttattatcctatttttcttcccatcttgttctttattattctttattccttattttgcttattatcctatttttcttcccatcttgttctttatcattctttattccttctttttcttctcttcctcttcctcattccgtcttattctttcttctttttcttcccttcctcttcctcctcctctttctcttgttttgtggttttgttttttatcattttttcttcctcctttacttcctccttctcatcatcatcatctgcatctttttcttctttactcactgtcttcctttttcctcttaaaattctcttcaccttcatcgtcatcatcattataataattTCACAGtatttagtttgtgtgtgtgtgtgtgtgtgtgtgtgtgtgtgtgcattaaggTGTAATAAAGAACCGTTCATGTGTAGGCAGGTGTATCATAACAGTCATGTAtgtgatagtctctctctctctctctctctctctctctctctctctctctctctctctctctctctctctctctctctctctctctctctctctctctctcaagggtgtTAATATTGCCATGTTCAAAAttgtaaataaaaacaatatgTAAAGTTAttccatatatttattttttcattcatacatacatacacatacatacatacatacatacatacataacacctaCGTTCTAATATTTTTATGCATCGTAAGTCCGTATGTTCagtttttcatacatatatacatacatacagacatacatacatacagacagacatatattgaAGTGTCTATGCAGTGTTGTGTTAATTAAGCTTTCTATCATATTAATTGAAACTCCATAATTATATAAAAGGACACCCCATTATTTAATTTAACCTTAtatatcagtaataataataataataataataatgataatgataataataataataatgtttcataTGTTCCTAATGcacttgtttcttattttcttaatttctctatttctttattgtctattttgttatttcttccttcaattttgttatttattttttcttagtatttttctatcatcttttttatcttctcttcatcttcttctccttcctttctttttcttttcccatcctcatcttctcttcatcttctccttccttcatttttcttttcccattctcataattttaattttctcttcattttttcctatttttcctgttccttctatttattctttattttttcctgttccttctatTTCATCCCTTATTTTCCTAAGTCCTTTATTTCTTTAGCAGTATATATTCTTTCAACacgttcttcatcttatttcttctttttcatctttcttcttattaCACAAGTCCGTTCGTGTTTGTTTCTAAGCCTAATGGATTATGGAGGCACTTATCTcttatgtaacacacacacacacacacacacactcactcacacacacacacacgcacacccacacggaCGTCCTCGTTTCTGATTGgttggatgagtgagtgagtgagtgactgactggctatctggctcgctgactgactgactggctatctGGCtcgctgactaactgactggaaaATTGTgcgtggctgactgactaactgactgcctgattaaatggttgactgattgactagacatttgactgactgatttactgactgggtgactgactgactgattgattaactgattgaaGAACTGAGTGAGTGGTTGCCTGGTTGACTAAGTAACTTTTTAACTGATTGACAAACTGACTGAGTGAAGGAGTGGCTGACATAATAACAACCATGTATTTTAAAGgggctaactctctctctctctctctctctctctctctctctctctctctctctctctctctctctcgacgcgtTTTGCAATTtctatccatctttttctttatcttcttttcctcctttatcattattatgttctcttttcctgtctctctctccactttattcaatttctatctatctttttctctatcttctctctctcctttatcatatgttctcttcctgtctttcttcaccATTTGTCTTTTCTCATAGTTTTCCTTTTTCACCATATCCTCTCTCGTCtatactcattattattattattatttttttatctttacttgtttcctcttttatctGTTAGTTTTCCTGTCTTGCTATCCAccattttatttatctcctctattctcctcctccatctttactCAACCTATGCTTCCTTTGTTTTATGGCTTTGTTTCCTgatctctttttcgtctttctgtctcttctaaTCGTCTTgtatcctctcctctttatctgtcCCATTTACGTGTCGATCgggttttcttgctttcttctttggTTCTGCTTctatcttttcatccttctctttatttatggGTGTATTTCTatctgttgttattgttagttcTCTGTTATTTTTCGTCTGcataatatactttttttatgtgtatgtaagCTAGGTACTATGATtttgccagtctctctctctctctctctctctctctctctctctctctctctctctctctctctctctctctctctctctctctctctctctctctctatctatctatctatatactaaTTATCTAcacagtttctctttttttttatatatatgtattttaactt includes the following:
- the LOC126983581 gene encoding dual specificity tyrosine-phosphorylation-regulated kinase 2-like, translating into MICAATERETACRSVGVGGGGGGGGGGGGGLLASGLGPYSTMPLSRTRSLLANINGAGSPGDTTTTTTPLSNAAATTNSTTTNTSTDYLDGGGGGGGGGVSVSTTTTTTHLPPLKQALTMKTTGGAPAINQLYEFDDNNSNTEHNGQTNSVSSQVSGDQQTQQPGSLPVVRPPSADSTSLKNGSTRQPKTYVATPEQVMKYYMNKLTPYEHKEIFNYPQIYFIGANAKKRPGIIGSGNQAISSNYGYDDHQGSYAHIPHDHIQYRYEVLKIIGKGSFGQVVKAYDHKSHLHVALKIVRNEKRFHRQAQEEIRILEHLRKQDKDNTMNIIHMFDHFTFRSHTCITFELLSINLYELIKKNKFMGFSLQLVRKFAHSLLLCLDALYKNKIIHCDMKPENVLLKQQGRSGIKVIDFGSSCLENQRVYTYIQSRFYRAPEVILGAKYGMAIDIWSLGCILAELLTGYPLLPGEDEADQLACIMELLGMPPARLIEQSKRAKNFITSKGYPRYCVTRTLPDGSTILHGGQSRRGKPRGPPGSKALQTALKGCSDPLFLDFIQRCLDWDPATRMTPSQALRHGWLRRRLPKPPSEKSDSPASTLRTPSSSSSSRTPSSVAAAAAKLNTIATSATKLRATITDEGGAATVHPRHHATKLPQITNPVT